In the Setaria italica strain Yugu1 chromosome VI, Setaria_italica_v2.0, whole genome shotgun sequence genome, one interval contains:
- the LOC101759516 gene encoding protein FAR1-RELATED SEQUENCE 5-like, which produces MEEEVKAVPHDSNIETLPSLAPYVGMEFRNSDEAWAFWLSYGGQKGFEVRKRYTNKRPSDGTVTSCRFVCAKEGHRLQDKRDHLIKRHRIETRTDCEVHMSLKMDRNKGNYKVTELVLEHNHILHLPEILRLMMSQKKTSDLQVAGDARIEPKAVDDAEIGPKVAHELASCQVGGSLSLSSLQDHTNYLPTKRQREMAYGQAGSMLKYFQDKITENPSFQYVLQMDCEEQIANIFWVDAKMIMDYAHFGDVVSFDTTFGTDKENKPFGVFVGFNHFRETVVFGAALMYDETFESFKWLFETFLKVHNGKQPKTIYTDQDSAMGKAVAEVFVEAWHGLCTFHIMQNAAKHLHAEKNEDTSILSDFSACMFEYVDMAEFEHKFDIMRKKVSKQTWLDGIYKLKEKWAECYMKDVFTLGMRRTQLNESESLNNDLKIHFKSDFDIIKFFKHFERVVQGKRDNELNSEFDSRKNLPKICMKRPPPILVQASKLYTPIIFEAFQGEYEKSLAACTKALEGDNEYLVGDFTFKEEYKVIGDPLKQTVSCSCRHFDRTGILCAHALKVLDLMNIKLLPPQYVLKRWTWEAWMETIQDNQGRNITENPMDAMLRYKFMSHKFLNLAHRAATFPECFVLVDSALDILGKQIEDKINECTVRSDDLFAGELVFW; this is translated from the exons ATGGAAGAGGAGGTTAAAGCGGTGCCCCATGATTCCAATAT TGAGACCTTGCCTAGTTTGGCACCGTATGTTGGCATGGAGTTTAGAAATTCAGATGAGGCTTGGGCATTTTGGCTTAGTTATGGTGGGCAGAAAGGCTTTGAGGTGAGAAAAAGGTATACAAACAAAAGGCCATCTGATGGCACGGTCACATCATGTAGATTTGTTTGTGCAAAGGAGGGTCATCGATTGCAAGACAAAAGGGATCATTTAATCAAGCGACATCGAATTGAAACTAGAACTGATTGTGAAGTCCACATGAGTCTTAAAATGGACCGGAACAAGGGCAATTATAAAGTGACTGAGCTGGTTTTGGAGCATAATCACATACTACACCTGCCAGAAATCTTACGCTTGATGATGTCACAAAAGAAAACTTCAGATTTACAGGTGGCAGGTGATGCTAGAATTGAGCCGAAAGCGGTAGATGATGCTGAAATTGGGCCGAAAGTGGCACATGAGTTGGCTAGTTGCCAAGTTGGTGGATCACTCAGTCTTAGCTCCCTTCAAGATCACACGAACTATTTGCCGACCAAGCGCCAACGGGAGATGGCATATGGCCAAGCAGGTAGCATGCTTAAGTATTTTCAAGACAAAATTACTGAGAACCCATCATTCCAATATGTATTGCAAATGGACTGTGAAGAACAAATAGCAAATATATTCTGGGTTGATGCTAAAATGATAATGGACTATGCACATTTTGGTGATGTTGTTAGTTTTGACACTACTTTTGGAACAGACAAGGAGAACAAGCCTTTTGGTGTCTTTGTCGGATTCAATCATTTTAGAGAAACTGTAGTTTTTGGTGCTGCTCTTATGTATGATGAAACATTTGAGTCCTTCAAGTGGCTGTTTGAGACCTTTCTAAAAGTTCATAACGGGAAACAACCTAAAACAATCTATACGGATCAAGATTCTGCAATGGGAAAGGCAGTTGCAGAAGTGTTTGTGGAAGCATGGCATGGATTATGCACCTTTCACATTATGCAGAATGCTGCCAAACATCTACATGCAGAGAAGAATGAAGATACAAGTATTCTATCAGATTTTAGCGCATGCATGTTCGAGTATGTGGACATGGCAGAATTTGAACATAAATTTGACATCATGAGGAAAAAGGTGAGCAAGCAAACTTGGTTGGATGGTATATACAAGTTGAAAGAAAAATGGGCTGAATGTTATATGAAGGATGTATTCACATTAGGAATGAGAAGAACACAGTTGAATGAGAGTGAGAGTCTGAACAATGACTTGAAAATCCATTTCAAATCTGATTTTGACATCATCAAGTTTTTCAAGCATTTCGAAAGGGTGGTGCAAGGAAAAAGGGATAATGAATTGAATTCAGAATTTGATTCAAGGAAAAATTTGCCTAAAATATGTATGAAGAGACCACCACCTATTTTGGTGCAGGCTAGCAAGCTGTATACACCTATTATATTTGAAGCTTTTCAAGGTGAATATGAAAAATCCTTGGCAGCTTGCACCAAGGCATTGGAGGGTGATAATGAATATCTAGTAGGAGATTTTACCTTTAAGGAGGAGTACAAAGTTATTGGTGATCCTTTGAAGCAAACAGTTTCATGCAGCTGCAGGCACTTTGATAGAACTGGGATATTATGTGCCCATGCTCTTAAAGTTCTTGATTTGATGAATATCAAATTACTACCACCACAATATGTGTTAAAGCGATGGACATGGGAAGCATGGATGGAAACTATACAAGACAACCAAGGAAGAAATATAACCGAGAATCCAATGGATGCTATGCTTCGCTACAAATTTATGTCTCACAAATTTCTCAATTTGGCACATCGAGCAGCCACCTTTCCAGAATGCTTCGTCTTAGTAGATAGTGCACTTGACATCCTTGGTAAGCAAATTGAAGACAAAATCAATGAATGCACAGTTCGCTCCGATGACCTTTTTGCTGGAGAGCTTGTGTTCTGGTGA